In Euphorbia lathyris chromosome 2, ddEupLath1.1, whole genome shotgun sequence, the sequence ACTGAAATCATGACTAACATTACTCTAAACCCCACTTCTTCTAAGAGTATCTCCAACACTCACCAAATAAGGGTTGGAAATGCCATTTTGGTGGTGGTTGGCTTCTTCAACCACCACCAAATTTCTATACCATTTTGTTATAGAATTAAAAACTCAACCAATTTTGGTTGATTTTGGTTTCCACTTTGGTGGaaatcaataatatatatatatatatatatatatatatatatatattattttaaagagattcaaattatatttcataaattatttaatttagataaatattatttaaaggttttttttttctttttatatatgtCATCGGAATTAGATGCAACATATCGACACAATTCTAATAGCATTGTTGTTGTCGCATACGAGGTCAATCTTTTTAAGACGTTCACGACACTGTCTATAAATTGTGCAAGCGGACTGCCGGATGACTCCATGATAAAAACTACCTAGTCACAAGAACATTACGGCTTTGAATTGCACATCGCATATCAATCTAATGACATACACTCAATCATTTGCTTAATTTCGATTGTTTTAGGAAGAAAAGAAGGTTTATTTTCAGAACTAGAAGAAAATGAGAAGGACCAGACTctgttcagggagctaatctacttttatggataagttgggggagttggtgatacgaaataatcaaattcaaagagctggtgagacacttacaaagtttAAGGAGTCAATTTACTATTATGAACAAGTTCAGAGTGCTGATGATGTATTAGGTCTTTACCCTATAATATCTAAGTGCCTAGTCTGTAATCATTCGGTTAGTCGGTGATAAAGTTTTTTTCAATAAATAACCGATTAAAAATACTAAAGTGTGAATTAAGATAAAGTTCATGCAACATTAATATAATTTACTCAATATCTAtaaaactagtttttggcccgtgcgatgcacgaatTCATCTTggcatataaatattaaaaaaaattgtaatttaataattaaaattaatgacataaagATGTTAtctaaattcaattttattattttatttttgcatttactttaaataattattttatagataaatataataatataataaaaattagtatattatattatatttttaacagtaaaaaaagaagaagtaatCCATCAACTCCATCGTTACAGATATGCATAGAGTTAGAGAGAATTTAGAAATTAATCTAAATTCTGTAGAAATCTTAGATAAATACGAACAAAATAAtacttttatagataaatacaattaaaattaatttattatatattatattttttatgagtaaaaaaagaggaagtaaCACCTCagtccatcgttactgttttatattatataaatataataatatataggtATATAGATACCGTAGACTTAGCAACGACATATATGATATATTGGCAACGACCTGTAttgcaaaaataataatagtcCCCGCCAATTCTGACATAAATAGCGGCGAATTAGGGACGAGAATATTTAAAAAACGGCATATGTCGTGAAATACAAGAACATAAAATGTCGAAGCTATTTTTCAGAAAATATAAGCAATCAGATTTTGGGCAATCTCTACTTTCTTTAATTTTTCACTCGATTTTGCACGCTCTGTTTTTTCTCTCTGCTATAAAACAAAAGAGATTAGGTCGGATGTTGTGAAACTATCACTCCCTCTCTGATATTTCTTTTGACGGCATAATCAGTGGAGATGGATCTGGAGGGGTTTTGAACTTTTGAAGACTGGAATCTTTGGGCTTGATTGCATGGACGGTTCAGAGAGGTTAGTGAGGGTTGATAGAaggttttgaagggttttttttaacaaattgcATCCAATTTTGAACCCTCCCATTCCTTCTCTTCCCTTACCTTTCCCTACCTCTCTCTGCCCTTCCTTTATTAACTCTTCCCtacccttcatccaatcaagcTCTTTGGATCCAGTTCTAGGTTTAAGATCAGAAATCACTCTGTACTTCGAGTGCATAGTGCAGGTAATTCCATTGAAGCTCCATTTGCTATATGATGACTTCTATCGGTGTTTATTATCTTATTAGATTCTGTATGATCTCGATTTAGGAGTGTGTATGGTTAAGGAGAAGTTTAGATTGTTTGTATGTATTCAAATATAGCCGATTTGATTATTTGCATTCGAAAGTTTTTATCCTTTCACCTGTTAAACCTCTAAATATTTCACTGTGATTTTTACTAGTTGAGGCTTGCCTGGGCCACTCGATTGTTTGTATTTCTTTTCACTGATTTGATTGGGGATATACTTCACTACTATATTGTCGTGCCTTGTCTAGCGGAAACTGCATTTCATTTCATTGATGCCtcctaataattttattttcagcTGTCCTACGTTCGATATGTGATTGCTGCATTTTCTGTATTCAAGATGACTGAACCGATCCCATGGTTTGAGTTTAAATTCAATGATGAGTAGAGAAATTAGTCCAAATGAGTTGTTTAATCAGTTGCTTTATtgaccttaaaaaatatatataaattttggagTAGCATTTACAATAAAAGCATAATCTCAAATGTACTGATTAATAGTCTAATAGCCCTATGATAGATTTTTTCTTCTTAAAGAGTTCTAATTTCTTAACTTTGCACTCCCTGAATAGTTCATAGTTCTACCAACCTCAAAAACTTAATTACTCTATCTTCTACTTGCAAGTAAAATTTTCTGACTTCTATCGATGTTTTACATGAGGTCTATGTGATGATTTTAAGCATATAAATTGATGTAAAAGTAGTTCCTGTTGTTAGTAAGAGTGCAGGACAGATAGGATTTATGTGTTGTGAAAGCCTAAAAGATTCATGTTTGACAAAAGTGTATAACTGCATAAGAGTGTAAATTGCCTCTTATGGAGAATCCAAAATGAAGTATAAGCCTATGAATGGTGTCCGGCTAGTAGCTTAGCTCTTTGTGTTCTTATTTATGTCTTGTGGAGGATACAAGTAGCAAAACAAGATTCCATTTTATGCTTCATTATGATTTAGTCATTATTCTTTCCTGTTAGGTAATTGCTCAAAGTCTTGAGATCAAAGTACTGTTTGAACAAAACAATTTATGATTATTTCTTGTGGTTTTAGAAGGGGATCGGTCGTTATTGTGTTTTGCTCTCGTCAACAGTGATGTGCTTTTTCTTTGGTTCTAGAGAGTGAACACCATATTGGGCGCAGCTCATGTGCTGCTCAAGCATGAACTAGGACTTCAACTGTTGTTTCAGTAACATGATATGTTGTGATATATACTGATAAATACGAGTTATTGTATTGCACGTAACCCACTGGTCTACTTATAGTTAATTTAGGCACTGCTGTAAATATATTTACCCTACAAGCTGTTCTACTAGATATAGTTTAGTTTTGAATGTTAGTTAAGTAGACTTGAAAGTACATATATTGCTAGCACCCTGTGTCAGTGAGATTTTGAGGTTTGGCTTTTCAGATTTCTGTTCGTTGGACTTAACCTTAAATTATGTCTTGTTTGTGGGTATGGTCCTATACAAGAGGGCACAAAGAAAAGAGTCAGGTCtggtttgctcattttgctttGCATTTTGAGACCTAGTCTTGAGTGAGAAACTATAATGAGCCAATTTGGTCGAGAGATTTAGATGCGAGATTTTGACTAATTCAGAAATCCGTAATATTTTCAGTGATAGGCCAGCTTTATCCATGTGAATGATAGACTACTTACAATTGAGAAAATCTAATTAGGCAATCCTTACTTAATTCTATTCATATTTAAGAATGCTGGGAATTTTAGCCAAATGTTCACAATTATTTTTGTGTGTTTACAACATAAATTTTGTagcaattatatatataataacatgGATTAAATGTCATTTGACACCTGAAATAGAAACATTAAACCAATTTTCCTTTGAAGACATTTCAAGCATTTATTTATCTTGACAAACAATTGTTGTTTTCCAGTGATGGCTCGAGGCAAAAATCAACACAATGGTGGAAGAAATCCTAAACGTAAAAGGGGTCGAGAAAGTGCAACTAATGATTATAATGAAATAGCTACACAAGATGTAGCTGCTGGTAACACTGGAACAACCACACAAGATGTAGCTACGGGCAACAATGGAATAACTATACAAGATGTAGCTTCTGGTAATAATGGAACATCTACACAAGATGTTACTGATGGTAACAATGAAATACCTACTGAAGGTGAAGCTATTATGGAATCAAGTCATAGTACAAAAGAATCACAAATTTCAAATGGAGGTGTTCGTAATGGGGCTGTAAATGGTGTAAGACCAAGTATTTATGAAGCTTTTAATGTCAAGCGAACCGTTAATGTACACCAAGCCATCCATGTTGATGCTAATGAGTAAGTATTTCACCTGTtatgttttttactttttttcttcTAGCATATTTCTGTTTATATTGTAGTGACAGTGACGCACCACCATTTGATGCATATATTTCTCAATTAGAGCAACAAACTTCTCAATTAGAGCAACATGTTAAACATAAGCGTCAACAATATGAGAAACTGCAGCAAGAAAAAAACTTACGCCAACATCTAAATCAGCAAAAAGAATGACTTAGAGAATTGATTCGGAAGATGCTTCCTAATCCTTCTACAAATCAAGCTGGGTGTAGTTCTGAGGGTAGGCCAACCTCACCTCCCTAAGACGAGTTTGCTCACTTAGAGTAAGAGATATATGACGAGCATAGAAACGCAATATGGATGTTGTTATTGCGATAACCAAATTGCAGCTGTTATATACATCACATATGTATCAATGGCTTCTGTATCATCATAAATTTACAATAAAATGCAACATGTTATGGACAACATGAGTTCCTCTTTTCTTATCAATTAACAAGTTAGTTTCGTTCTTTCCGTTCTTGCTAACTCATGGACAGTTCCCTTCTTGCTAACTCCAGATTGAAGAGAATTGGAGCTTGTTCCTCATAAGTCGAGAGGCCGAGCTTTAGTAAATATGTGTTGCGGAAAGGACTAGCAAATTGAAAGCTAAAGCATAAAACATATAGAGAAGGCACCAGAATTTAACGAGGTTCGGCTAATATTGCCTACGTCCTCGGACACTATTAAATATTATTGCAAAAGAGCAAATATTACAATAAAGAAAGGAGGAGAAAACAACTAAGCCTTAGAAATTAGAGGGGGCTAGTTGTAGGGTGCCTTAAGCCTAAAACCCAAGCCCAAATATATAGCCTTCCAAACTCCCTCAAAAAGTCTAGCTTTTCAATGTGGGACTTTGAACAACTAATATACACAttttcctcttcttccctttaGACTAACAGTATAAGCTTCTTAAAAGAGAGCCCTTTTTCTACAATACAAATACTCCGCCACCTCTGACTGCACGCCCTATAAGCATATTTCTGTCCAGATAGGAAAGGTAATATAATCCTCCCACATGTTGCCTGAAATTCAAATTCTTTTCCTTTCATTCATGTGTAAGTTGGACTTACCTCCCTGGATTTCCTAGACTTGTTACAGGAATTTGAGCTTTCAAAGTACGAATGAACTGCAAGATCTGCAATTAACAGAGAAATTATTAGTTGCTTCCATTCTTGTAGAATTAATAAAGGTAAGAGAATGcttgaaaacaaacaaaaagtcaaaaaaagcAACTGCAACATTCATTATACCTGGAGACGTAGGAATGAGCATGGTAGTATTGCCGGAGCTATAAAAGCTTGCAGCTCGTCGCTGATTTTGATATTTTGGACGCTTATCTGCCAAAATCACAACCGTTTTGGCCTCACATAAACGAACAGGAACGCAAAGAAAAAGTAACATAATGTTTTCTTGGAGGAGGAAATTTTTAATTGGCTTTAGAGACTATGAAGTGAGCTATTAAATCCATGACATAACAATTGCAGAGCTATGTGTTTGCAATGTTTCATCATTAATCCAACATAATATGCGGCATGTTTTAGCCACAGTTATGGGAAGTCATGTTAAATAAAGGACAAAGAACCTGACCTCTTCAAACTGAAGATAGATGTTACGTGCAGAAACAACATCAAATTTTGCAGAAACAAGGAAAGTAGCTCCATCTTGTTCCTGTAATACATAAGTATAACCATCATCAGTAGTGCTCACCTCGACCCTGAATAACCaaataaatttggtcattcaccgttagatccaaGCTTATTAGGATCATGTGGTGGAGATGCAAATCATCCTAaagcttaaatttaataagcttagatctaatgatgaatgaccaaattcatttggtcatttatGGTCCAGGTGAGCACTACTGTAACCATCATATATATTTGGTAGAGCCCAatgtttcttaaaataaaatgTTGCTTTTGGGTTGATTCATTTTGTCTATTTCGTTTAGTTTCCTATTTTCTTATTCATAAAACATTTGTTTATTGGTAGGTACTTCTTTTCTCTCCAGTCATAGCTTTTAGAAcacatttttctgacattttaGCCATGATAAAGATACATGCAGAGGTCCTTAATCCCTCACATGGTTGAAGAATCAACTCCTTATAATTGCAACAAAAAAGTTCCTAAACATGAATGAAAAAGAGAAGGTTTCAAGTACTAGTACGACACATAATGGAATTACTAATCAACACAGATTTAGAGTTGCTTTGATTGATATAACATAAATCCCAATATGCTGCTTCAATTGGTAACTCTAGCTCAGATGGATAAACATAGGTGATGCAGTGGGGGAGAGGGAAAGCTAAGGTTTTACCTCTAACAATGAGGGGATACTCCACCGAACAACATTACAAATGATACCTCCATTGGACTTATCTCGATATTCAAACTTCTGAAAGATCTGCCTAACCTATTCACTCATTCATAGACAAATACATGATAAACAAAGAGATCAAGCTAAAAATAAAGAAGAGCACAAGCAAATTACTCCAAGTCCTATAGCAATTGGTGTTTTTTAGGATGCCATTTGCATAAATTTGCGAGGGGTTACCTAAGGCATGAATGTTAAATCAAAAGTAAAAGAGCCTCTTCAAACAGAGAGTaaacaaaatcaaatctcaCATAGCAGGCATGTCTCAAATTTGAGATGGTTAACACTCAAGATCCTCATACTATTGCTATATCTGTTTTAAATAATTGATTCATTTGTTGGAACAAtttgtgtttgtttgttttggaaCAATTGAATCAATATGTGTGGATGAATTGATGTTTTATGTTGTATGTAGACCTGCTGATATAGTTTGTATAAATGAAGATCGAGGCGATGGGGTTGCTAATTGTAATGAGGAAATCGTGTAAGtgattatgtttttattttgcttttggAACAAATGTTTGAGTTGCTTGGAACATTTCGTATATATGTGTGGAACAATGTAtctttttgttatttatttgagttgttttatattttgaacAGGGATATTGATGCTTTGTCAAATAATGAAAGTGATACAGACATGTCTTATGATGACGATGATGATGATATAGACCTACAATCTTTGCCTGATAATGTGCCAGACGAATTTGCAAAACTATGCAGATTGGCTGACAAGTATTTATGTGCTGGGAGGACAATTTACACAACTTTTGAAGCTTACATTTTTGGTCATGAGGTGAGTGCATATATTTTGAGGAGGGATCTTCGTAATGTGGCTAATATAGGTGCGATAGCGTGTGGTCCAATTGTGTATTACATGAggtatttttttaatctatcATTCCATGCTTGTATTAgtgattatttttcttttttttaatggcATGTTTactgtatatattttgtatgtGTTTTGTACAGGCACCTCTATGATGTGATGCAGAACAATGTGAGGTTGGACACGTCCTTCTCCCTTGTTGATCCAAACAGGACCAATACAATTGAAACATTTAAAACGATAGAGGAGAAGGCCATGTTTTTGTCAGAGAGATATGGACAGTGCGGCCGCCAATGTTTGTATCTGATACCGCGAAACAAATAGTATGCATTTTTTACCTGTACTGATAATCTATTTTAGTTGGTTAATAATGTAGTTTAGTTGTACTAATATAATTGTTTTGTTCAGCTATCATTGGACTTTGACTGTTGTTGATCTTGAGATGAAACGGGTTTTTATGTTCGATCCGTTGAAGGGTCGTTTGCGCGTGAAAAATGATGAATGGAGATTTGTTGTTGATGAGTATGTTTAATAATCAAATGCCTTTTCAtaatgtattatatttttttaatgcaATAGTTTGACATATATATGAATTTGATTTCGTAGATCTATTAAATCTTTCTACGATGAGAAGTTTAAAGTAAAATGGATTTGTCCTGGGGTACGTCTTTATTTGCTCTTTGCGGATTTTCTTGTATGTATATTTGTATATTTTcgttttttgtttttaagttgtttGTATTTTGTTTGTGCAGAAGCTTCCAACTCAGACAGATAACACAAGCTGTGGGTATTACGTAATGAAGTACATGCGTGATATAGTGTCTGAGAAAGATTTGAAGATTGATGAGATTGTAAGTGTTATTGtttggaacaattggtgttTCTTCTGGGAACATTTCATTGAATTTGTTGGAACAATTAGTGTTAATGTATGACATGTTGAAATTATAGTTTTGATGCATGATTTTAATTGTGATCTCTTTTTTAGTGGAATAAGGATCCAAGGAAGTCGTCATACAGTATAGATGAGATAAATGAATTACGACGAGAGTTGGCAGATattgttttgaaatttattGTTGATAATGAGGATGGTGGAGGAGGGCATGGAAGGAGGACGATTAAGGAATCAAAGTACACGCGTTCTCCTTTTATTCGTCAACATCCAAGGTTGGTGGAGAACATCGATAACCGTTAAAGGAGaattgttgaatttgcatttagTCCTTATAAAAGCTGGTAAGAAGTTGAAGCTATGCTGTTATAtgaatttatatgttattttgacaTATACTAAttgtttttttcctt encodes:
- the LOC136220220 gene encoding probable plastid-lipid-associated protein 10, chloroplastic → MNQLFKTDIAIVRQIFQKFEYRDKSNGGIICNVVRWSIPSLLEEQDGATFLVSAKFDVVSARNIYLQFEEISVQNIKISDELQAFIAPAILPCSFLRLQILQFIRTLKAQIPVTSLGNPGRQHVGGLYYLSYLDRNMLIGRAVRGGGVFVL
- the LOC136217283 gene encoding uncharacterized protein — protein: MARGKNQHNGGRNPKRKRGRESATNDYNEIATQDVAAGNTGTTTQDVATGNNGITIQDVASGNNGTSTQDVTDGNNEIPTEGEAIMESSHSTKESQISNGGVRNGAVNGVRPSIYEAFNVKRTVNVHQAIHVDANEPADIVCINEDRGDGVANCNEEIVDIDALSNNESDTDMSYDDDDDDIDLQSLPDNVPDEFAKLCRLADKYLCAGRTIYTTFEAYIFGHEVSAYILRRDLRNVANIGAIACGPIVYYMRHLYDVMQNNVRLDTSFSLVDPNRTNTIETFKTIEEKAMFLSERYGQCGRQCLYLIPRNKYYHWTLTVVDLEMKRVFMFDPLKGRLRVKNDEWRFVVDESIKSFYDEKFKVKWICPGKLPTQTDNTSCGYYVMKYMRDIVSEKDLKIDEIWNKDPRKSSYSIDEINELRRELADIVLKFIVDNEDGGGGHGRRTIKESKYTRSPFIRQHPRLVENIDNR